One stretch of Candidatus Niyogibacteria bacterium DNA includes these proteins:
- a CDS encoding sodium-translocating pyrophosphatase, translating to MLEYFPIIISFVSLFFVWQLVLWIKKQPVGSPKMQEIASYIKEGSNAFLKRQYRTIGFISLILAAALFLVYFFTGNVELGWQTAFSFGLGALSSAIAGVVGMIMSTSANLRSAAASKNGFNAALQTAFRGGAASGIITVALSLFGISGLFLFYKFLGYEIAKIPSIIVGYGFGASLVALFAQLGGGIYTKAADVGADLVGKIEAGIPEDDPRNPAVIADLVGDNVGDCAGRGADLFESTAAENIGAMILGAALYPYFGIGGIMFPLVLRALGLAAAIAGIFTVKAKENENPMAALNRGYYLTLGIVIVAFFFSVKYLLGNMWFFGAGLVGILTSLAFVFIAQYYTESRFRPVRSIAQASETGHATNIIAGFAVGLESTALTILTISVALLSSYFFGLGSGIPGGGIFGTAVATMGMLATAAYILAMDVFGPITDNGAGIVEMAGESGECRKVMDKLDSAGNTTKALTKGYAIGSAALAAFLLFSAYLQEAHLVLVDLAKIKVFIGAMLGAMIVFLFSALAIRAVGRSAYGIINEVRRQFKEKPGIMAGTEKPDYSKAVDMTTRGALKEMILPGVLAIAGPVGVGIFLKAEAAAGLLMVGTIAGVLLATVMNNSGGAWDNAKKWIEEGNLGGKGSATHKAAVTGDTVGDPFKDTAGPSLHVLIKLFSTLTLVLASLFI from the coding sequence ATGCTTGAATATTTTCCGATTATAATTTCATTCGTTTCCTTGTTTTTTGTCTGGCAACTGGTTTTATGGATAAAAAAACAACCTGTCGGCAGCCCAAAAATGCAGGAGATCGCCTCCTACATCAAAGAAGGCTCAAACGCTTTTTTAAAAAGACAGTATCGGACAATCGGTTTTATCAGCCTGATTCTGGCGGCGGCTCTTTTTTTGGTTTATTTTTTTACCGGCAATGTTGAGCTGGGTTGGCAGACTGCTTTTTCTTTTGGGCTCGGAGCGCTTTCATCGGCTATTGCCGGAGTCGTCGGAATGATTATGTCCACCTCGGCTAATCTCCGTTCGGCCGCGGCGTCTAAAAACGGATTTAACGCCGCTTTGCAAACAGCATTCCGGGGAGGAGCGGCCAGCGGCATAATTACCGTGGCGCTCTCGCTTTTCGGCATTTCCGGCCTTTTTCTTTTTTATAAATTCTTGGGATATGAAATAGCCAAAATTCCTTCAATTATAGTCGGATACGGATTCGGAGCTTCGCTGGTAGCTCTTTTTGCCCAGCTGGGCGGAGGAATTTACACCAAAGCCGCCGATGTCGGAGCCGATCTTGTCGGCAAAATTGAAGCCGGAATTCCCGAAGACGACCCGCGCAATCCGGCGGTCATTGCCGACCTGGTCGGGGATAATGTCGGCGACTGCGCCGGCCGGGGAGCCGATCTTTTTGAATCAACCGCCGCTGAAAACATCGGCGCGATGATTTTGGGCGCGGCCCTTTATCCCTATTTCGGAATCGGCGGAATTATGTTTCCTTTGGTTTTGCGGGCGCTCGGTCTGGCCGCGGCCATTGCCGGAATTTTTACCGTCAAAGCAAAGGAAAACGAGAATCCGATGGCCGCGCTCAACCGTGGCTATTACCTGACGCTCGGAATCGTTATAGTCGCGTTTTTTTTCAGCGTAAAATATCTTCTGGGAAATATGTGGTTTTTTGGCGCCGGTTTGGTCGGGATTTTAACCAGTTTGGCGTTTGTTTTTATCGCCCAATATTATACCGAATCAAGATTCAGGCCAGTGCGTTCAATCGCCCAAGCCTCTGAAACCGGGCACGCCACAAACATAATCGCCGGATTTGCGGTCGGCTTGGAATCCACGGCCCTTACGATTTTAACGATAAGCGTTGCGCTTCTTTCTTCATATTTTTTCGGTTTGGGCTCGGGCATTCCGGGAGGCGGAATTTTCGGGACAGCCGTCGCCACCATGGGAATGCTAGCGACCGCCGCTTATATTCTGGCAATGGATGTTTTCGGCCCGATCACCGACAACGGCGCCGGCATTGTTGAAATGGCGGGCGAGTCCGGAGAATGCCGCAAAGTTATGGATAAACTGGATTCGGCCGGGAACACCACCAAAGCTCTTACCAAAGGATATGCCATTGGTTCGGCGGCTTTGGCTGCTTTCCTTTTGTTTTCAGCTTATCTTCAGGAAGCTCATCTGGTTTTGGTTGACCTTGCCAAAATAAAGGTTTTTATCGGAGCGATGCTTGGGGCGATGATCGTATTTTTATTTTCAGCTTTGGCGATCCGGGCGGTCGGCCGCTCGGCTTACGGCATTATCAATGAAGTCCGCCGCCAATTTAAAGAAAAGCCGGGCATAATGGCCGGAACCGAAAAACCGGATTATTCCAAAGCGGTTGATATGACCACTCGCGGCGCTTTAAAAGAAATGATTTTGCCGGGCGTTTTGGCCATAGCCGGGCCGGTTGGCGTGGGAATTTTTCTGAAAGCCGAAGCCGCGGCCGGACTTTTAATGGTCGGCACGATTGCCGGCGTGCTTTTGGCGACAGTTATGAATAACAGCGGCGGGGCGTGGGATAACGCCAAAAAATGGATTGAAGAAGGAAATCTCGGCGGCAAAGGTTCAGCCACTCATAAAGCCGCGGTGACCGGCGACACGGTCGGCGATCCCTTTAAAGACACGGCCGGCCCGTCGCTTCATGTTTTGATAAAACTTTTCAGCACCTTAACCTTGGTTCTGGCATCGTTATTTATTTAA
- a CDS encoding DUF1573 domain-containing protein: protein MAKQIFNEVMKKNKNLIWWGISLAFFAGLIILFVFNQGKKQPDQTIYSASVLSAVENTFDFNIISMKDGKVSHRFELKNNGEESVFIEKVYTSCMCTTASIIDAAGKNQGTFGMLGHDSLSKANVEVRPGESIFADVVFDPAAHGPSGTGKVKRLVYLETNSKTNPKIQFSFNAEVIN from the coding sequence ATGGCAAAACAAATTTTTAACGAAGTGATGAAGAAAAATAAAAATTTAATCTGGTGGGGGATTAGCTTGGCTTTTTTTGCCGGTTTGATCATTTTATTTGTTTTTAATCAGGGCAAAAAACAGCCTGATCAAACAATTTATTCCGCGAGCGTTCTTTCCGCCGTTGAGAATACTTTTGATTTCAACATAATCTCAATGAAAGACGGTAAAGTATCGCATAGATTTGAGTTGAAAAATAACGGCGAAGAGTCTGTGTTTATTGAAAAAGTTTATACCTCGTGCATGTGCACTACTGCTTCAATAATAGACGCGGCCGGAAAAAATCAGGGAACTTTCGGTATGCTCGGCCATGATTCGCTTTCAAAAGCGAATGTTGAAGTCAGGCCCGGCGAATCAATCTTCGCGGATGTTGTTTTTGATCCGGCGGCGCACGGGCCTTCCGGAACAGGAAAAGTAAAGCGCCTTGTTTACCTTGAAACGAATTCCAAAACAAATCCGAAAATACAGTTTTCCTTTAACGCCGAAGTAATAAATTAA
- a CDS encoding S41 family peptidase, whose translation MKRNIFGKILALIFILFFIQYSNLAEAGDKTLMGQDDPLITEIKTILENNYLEPERLKKIDWNRINKKEEWLKEIFSNLDPHSHYLNPSDFKMFLEIMKGEYGGIGIELKFKKKSDQEEIFEKMPSDSCIDCCIDFLVIINSVYPDNPAGKAGLLPEDILIKINNKDINGWCLSKIAEELKGKTGSAVEITVLRENKELIFTITREIVKINPITSFIFEDPPSKIKVGYIKIKNFNVQGTFHNLLNNMSELTKKGIENFIIDLRANHGGMLSEGVDVADIFLDQNFSERKIITSVQDKNGVTINEFFSFSRIKFISCLVVLVDAKSASSAEIVAAALQDHKKAIIVGLPTFGKASVQKTFHLQDGGGILVTIGRYFRPNGQTLQGYGVIPDIIIQKEAAKEEKPAKREKDLEMSLKPVGDKPPAPFADLPKKYQDDFQLIKSLEIIRSFEIMKKNN comes from the coding sequence ATGAAAAGAAATATCTTTGGAAAAATTCTGGCCTTAATTTTTATTTTATTTTTTATTCAATATTCCAATTTAGCGGAAGCTGGTGATAAAACCCTGATGGGACAAGATGATCCGCTGATTACGGAAATAAAAACCATTCTGGAAAATAATTACCTTGAACCGGAGCGGTTAAAGAAAATTGATTGGAATCGAATCAATAAAAAAGAAGAGTGGCTTAAGGAAATTTTTTCCAATCTTGATCCTCACAGCCATTATCTTAATCCTTCGGATTTTAAGATGTTTTTAGAAATAATGAAAGGAGAATACGGCGGAATCGGAATTGAATTGAAATTTAAAAAAAAATCCGACCAAGAGGAAATTTTTGAAAAAATGCCTTCTGACAGCTGCATTGATTGCTGCATTGATTTTCTGGTAATAATCAATTCGGTATACCCTGATAATCCGGCTGGAAAAGCCGGCCTTCTTCCGGAAGACATTTTGATTAAAATCAATAACAAAGACATAAATGGCTGGTGCCTTTCTAAAATTGCCGAAGAATTGAAAGGAAAAACCGGTTCAGCCGTTGAAATCACCGTCTTAAGAGAGAATAAGGAATTAATTTTTACAATTACCAGAGAAATTGTAAAAATTAACCCGATTACGTCTTTCATATTTGAAGACCCGCCGTCAAAAATCAAAGTGGGTTATATAAAAATTAAAAATTTCAACGTTCAGGGAACATTCCACAATTTGCTGAATAATATGTCGGAACTTACGAAAAAAGGCATTGAAAATTTTATCATTGATTTAAGAGCAAATCATGGAGGAATGTTAAGCGAAGGAGTTGACGTGGCGGATATTTTTTTAGACCAAAATTTTTCTGAACGCAAAATAATAACATCTGTTCAGGATAAAAACGGGGTGACTATAAACGAATTTTTCAGTTTCAGCAGAATTAAATTCATTTCTTGCTTAGTTGTGCTGGTTGACGCAAAATCAGCTTCATCAGCGGAAATTGTGGCGGCGGCTTTGCAAGACCATAAAAAAGCGATTATTGTCGGTCTGCCGACTTTCGGCAAAGCTTCTGTCCAAAAAACATTCCATCTTCAGGATGGAGGAGGAATTTTGGTGACAATCGGGCGATATTTTCGGCCAAACGGCCAAACTCTGCAAGGATACGGCGTCATCCCTGATATCATAATTCAAAAAGAAGCAGCTAAAGAAGAAAAACCGGCAAAAAGAGAAAAAGACCTGGAAATGTCGCTCAAACCAGTCGGTGATAAACCGCCTGCGCCTTTTGCTGATCTTCCCAAAAAATACCAGGATGATTTTCAACTTATTAAATCTTTGGAAATCATCAGGTCTTTTGAAATAATGAAAAAAAATAATTAA
- the nusA gene encoding transcription termination/antitermination protein NusA: MDFLIIKYIMLDLKTLQSALEQLEAERGISKEQIIETIEMALAAAYKKEYGQRGQIIRAEFDIKTGKIKFFQIKIVVDESMLKPETEEETSALAESEAEIAALERKLPRPLSTEEIAETEEEARKIRFNPERHIMLKEAKKIKKGVKTEEELIFPLETKEDYGRIAAQTAKQVIIQRIREAERNSVFNEFKDKEGEVISGIVQRVEGRNVFLDLGRATGLLPAEEQVKGERYRIGERIKVLLFSVDQSVKGPSFYLSRTHPRLISKLFEIEVPEVASGTVEIKGIVREPGSRSKIAVISNEEGVDPVGSCVGQKGVRVNTITAELGGEKIDIIEWSENPEMFIANALSPAKVLNVDADEKKKEARATVAENQLSLAIGKGGQNVRLAARLTGWKIDIQSQSGESIAKATEEGEISGENIEKEK; encoded by the coding sequence ATGGATTTTTTAATTATCAAATACATTATGTTAGACCTTAAGACACTGCAATCCGCCTTGGAACAATTGGAAGCCGAGCGAGGAATTTCCAAAGAGCAAATTATTGAAACCATTGAAATGGCTTTGGCGGCGGCTTACAAAAAAGAATACGGCCAGCGCGGCCAAATTATCCGGGCGGAATTTGACATTAAGACCGGAAAAATAAAATTCTTTCAGATAAAAATCGTCGTGGATGAATCTATGCTTAAACCGGAAACCGAAGAAGAAACTTCGGCTCTTGCTGAAAGTGAAGCGGAAATCGCAGCTTTGGAAAGAAAATTGCCGCGTCCGTTGTCCACCGAAGAAATTGCCGAAACCGAGGAAGAAGCGCGAAAAATACGCTTCAATCCCGAACGGCATATTATGCTTAAAGAAGCTAAAAAAATAAAAAAAGGCGTAAAAACGGAAGAAGAATTAATTTTTCCTTTGGAAACAAAAGAAGATTACGGGCGGATTGCCGCTCAAACCGCCAAACAAGTCATTATCCAGCGCATCCGCGAAGCAGAACGAAATTCTGTTTTCAATGAATTTAAAGATAAGGAAGGAGAAGTCATCAGCGGCATTGTTCAACGCGTTGAAGGCCGGAATGTTTTTCTGGATCTAGGAAGAGCCACCGGACTTCTGCCCGCCGAGGAACAAGTTAAAGGCGAACGTTATCGCATCGGCGAACGGATAAAAGTGCTTCTTTTTTCAGTAGACCAAAGCGTTAAAGGCCCTTCTTTTTATCTTTCCCGCACTCACCCGCGGCTTATCTCAAAACTTTTTGAAATAGAAGTTCCGGAAGTGGCCAGCGGCACCGTAGAAATAAAAGGCATTGTCCGCGAACCCGGTTCCCGTTCTAAAATAGCGGTAATTTCCAATGAAGAAGGAGTGGATCCGGTCGGGTCATGCGTAGGCCAAAAAGGAGTAAGAGTGAATACCATTACCGCCGAATTAGGCGGAGAAAAAATTGACATTATTGAATGGTCTGAAAATCCGGAAATGTTTATTGCCAATGCCCTTTCTCCGGCTAAAGTTTTAAACGTTGACGCGGATGAAAAGAAAAAAGAAGCCAGGGCAACCGTGGCGGAAAACCAACTCTCGCTGGCGATCGGCAAAGGCGGACAAAACGTGCGCCTGGCCGCCCGGCTAACCGGCTGGAAAATTGACATTCAATCGCAAAGCGGCGAATCCATCGCCAAAGCCACGGAAGAAGGAGAAATTTCCGGCGAAAATATTGAAAAGGAGAAATAA
- a CDS encoding DUF1573 domain-containing protein yields the protein MKSINIQSILITFLVFVFILAGLAMNFKNQMTHMEKILEHLDEEVDETRTSVERLLKKKNLTVGTVQKGSEQPQVELGVTEYDFGVISKKDGIVSTNFAVSNVGKTALTIGDITTSCGCTSAEISAASVKPGGNAVLTVNFDPNFHEEPKGRFSRSVFVPTNDPENEELEFTIFVEIKD from the coding sequence ATGAAGAGCATCAACATTCAATCAATATTAATTACTTTTTTGGTTTTTGTTTTTATTTTGGCTGGTTTGGCAATGAATTTTAAAAATCAAATGACTCACATGGAAAAAATACTGGAGCATCTTGATGAAGAGGTTGATGAAACAAGAACAAGTGTGGAAAGGTTGTTGAAGAAAAAAAATTTAACAGTCGGAACTGTCCAAAAAGGATCGGAACAGCCGCAAGTTGAATTAGGGGTTACGGAATATGATTTCGGCGTCATCAGTAAAAAAGACGGAATTGTCAGCACGAATTTTGCGGTCAGCAATGTCGGAAAAACAGCGTTGACGATCGGCGATATCACGACTTCCTGCGGGTGCACTTCTGCTGAAATAAGCGCCGCCAGCGTTAAGCCCGGCGGAAATGCTGTTTTGACTGTGAATTTTGATCCTAATTTTCATGAAGAGCCCAAAGGGCGTTTTTCTCGCTCCGTTTTTGTTCCGACAAACGATCCGGAAAATGAAGAATTGGAATTCACTATTTTTGTTGAAATAAAAGATTAA
- the murI gene encoding glutamate racemase — protein MIVLKSKNFKIGVFDSGLGGLFIFKNFIKKLPQYDYLYLGDVKRLPYGDRSNQAVYEFTKNAVDFLFRRNCGLVILACNTASAAALRKIQQEYLPHYPRRRILGVIVPTIEEVLTVRTKKIGVLATFAVVNSGVFKEELKKIYPRLKIYQEAAPLLVPLIENGNLKEAEIILAAHLRNLLKKKVGAIVLGCTHYPILKKAARRIAGRVKIISQDEFLSVKLADYLFRHPEIEKNLSRGRRRAFLVTDLTPHFQKTAKKWFGRKINLNLVDY, from the coding sequence ATGATTGTCTTAAAATCAAAAAATTTTAAAATCGGCGTTTTTGATTCAGGTTTAGGCGGGCTTTTTATTTTTAAAAATTTCATTAAAAAATTGCCCCAATACGATTATCTTTATCTGGGAGACGTTAAACGCCTTCCTTACGGCGATCGTTCCAATCAGGCGGTCTATGAATTTACGAAAAATGCCGTTGATTTTCTTTTTCGCCGGAATTGCGGCTTGGTAATTTTGGCTTGCAATACCGCTTCGGCCGCGGCTTTGAGAAAAATCCAGCAAGAATATCTGCCGCATTATCCTCGGAGGAGAATTTTAGGCGTAATTGTGCCGACCATTGAAGAAGTTTTAACGGTCCGGACGAAAAAAATCGGCGTTTTAGCCACTTTTGCCGTGGTTAATTCCGGAGTTTTTAAGGAAGAATTGAAAAAAATCTATCCGCGCCTGAAAATATATCAAGAAGCCGCCCCGCTTCTCGTGCCTTTGATTGAAAACGGCAATTTAAAAGAAGCGGAAATTATTCTCGCGGCGCATTTAAGGAATCTTTTAAAAAAGAAAGTCGGGGCGATTGTTTTAGGATGCACTCATTATCCTATTTTAAAAAAGGCGGCGCGGCGAATCGCCGGCCGCGTTAAAATTATTTCCCAAGACGAATTTTTATCCGTTAAACTGGCGGATTATCTTTTCCGCCATCCGGAAATTGAAAAAAATTTGTCTCGCGGCCGGCGCCGCGCCTTTCTGGTCACCGATTTGACGCCGCATTTTCAAAAAACCGCCAAAAAATGGTTTGGCCGGAAGATTAATCTGAATTTAGTTGATTATTAG